A genomic stretch from Argiope bruennichi chromosome 2, qqArgBrue1.1, whole genome shotgun sequence includes:
- the LOC129960864 gene encoding uncharacterized protein C1orf131-like isoform X1, whose amino-acid sequence MLVLMHSKNALHSWRVNKFSPFGEKSFSQKENNKLPEQDEKIIEKEDISSNVKEFNIKRARYEVMRFGLSGFDKEKQKRDKISMAIRLGAKPPKKEYVNYKQLIEQKKKEKEEKKAKQTDQYVLKQLKGRKKVKGKKKMTKNPSSII is encoded by the exons ATGCTAGTCCTTATGCATTCCAAGAATGCGCTTCATTCTTGgcgtgtaaataaattttcaccttttggtgaaaaaagcttttcc CAAAAAGAGAACAATAAACTTCCAGAACAGGatgaaaaaatcattgaaaaagaagatatttctaGTAACGTTAAGGAATTCAACATTAAAAGAGCTCGCTATGAAGTTATGAGGTTTGGACTGAGTGgatttgataaagaaaaacaaaaacgtGATAAAATATCAATGGCTATAAGATTGGGTGCAAAA ccACCTAAAAAAGAATACGTGAATTATAAACAACTTATtgagcaaaaaaagaaagaaaaagaagagaaaaaa gcTAAGCAAACTGATCAGTATGTTTTGAAACAGCTGAAAGGAAGGAAAAAAGTCAAAGGGAAGAAGAAAATGACCAAAAATCCATctagtattatttaa
- the LOC129960864 gene encoding uncharacterized protein C1orf131 homolog isoform X2, protein MSISEAPVEIIQFNARFCGRKIQKENNKLPEQDEKIIEKEDISSNVKEFNIKRARYEVMRFGLSGFDKEKQKRDKISMAIRLGAKPPKKEYVNYKQLIEQKKKEKEEKKAKQTDQYVLKQLKGRKKVKGKKKMTKNPSSII, encoded by the exons ATGTCAATTTCTGAGGCTCCCGTGGAGATCATTCAATTTAATGCTCGGTTTTGTGGccgaaaaatt CAAAAAGAGAACAATAAACTTCCAGAACAGGatgaaaaaatcattgaaaaagaagatatttctaGTAACGTTAAGGAATTCAACATTAAAAGAGCTCGCTATGAAGTTATGAGGTTTGGACTGAGTGgatttgataaagaaaaacaaaaacgtGATAAAATATCAATGGCTATAAGATTGGGTGCAAAA ccACCTAAAAAAGAATACGTGAATTATAAACAACTTATtgagcaaaaaaagaaagaaaaagaagagaaaaaa gcTAAGCAAACTGATCAGTATGTTTTGAAACAGCTGAAAGGAAGGAAAAAAGTCAAAGGGAAGAAGAAAATGACCAAAAATCCATctagtattatttaa